In Rutidosis leptorrhynchoides isolate AG116_Rl617_1_P2 chromosome 2, CSIRO_AGI_Rlap_v1, whole genome shotgun sequence, one genomic interval encodes:
- the LOC139889478 gene encoding ELF3-like protein 2, whose translation MVNLKEEGKKMDPLFPRLHINDAEKGGPRTPPRNKMAISQTTQRSNFGSVSPILPPPNNNGGSLVPTTSSYHDASYKRSVFSSFGRSCGSTRLATRLDSYHSSGINLNISLTTVKQTIETTNCQTLCNTRHMKHDNRHHCLYKPQEFSSTRNTSLNNLEDEDEYLVPSLSIGNRGKIQTPSTNSHIQHHVCQKILDPNNKDIGLEDIVNTTTINGIARERTILEDETELLHDSSIRLPLKRKSCQENMPSTYKDGAKKMTLLGDDDEIDKGTHEVDGMNKNDEDQGSVHVEDEGKIDTGTKFLSSCITTPEEVERMIGSEHYCKTRRTIIQQQRVFQSQVFELHRLIKVQKSLARSPCLLLEDNFCKLKKLPSKDIDEHNKETLLSFAIDSTLKKPLSTNNDTKKGYNTSLIDLPPPPPLPPLSNLNGPKQPPWCYIPPPPQTNQWLVPVRSPSEGLVYKPYTGPSPPPFGLMTPVYGMSLTPSNGDFFTHTIPTSYQQRIGVFPSTPLFTSYTLPAITKPNCSPNIVNNVSFKESEHISRNVTIPCNLLNQENYKESELQGIGNYYCERKKDELPLFPTTPMVRDSDQCIEEKGFDDERIKVIKVVPHNPKLASESAARIFQFIQEERKYSE comes from the exons ATGGTGAATTTGAAAGAGGAAGGGAAAAAGATGGATCCTTTATTTCCAAGGCTTCATATTAACGATGCCGAAAAAGGGGGTCCAAGGACACCTCCAAGGAACAAAATGGCGATTTCACAAACCACACAAAGGAGTAACTTTGGATCTGTATCGCCGATCTTACCTCCTCCCAACAACAATGGTGGTAGTTTGGTCCCCACAACGTCTTCATATCAT GATGCTAGCTACAAAAGAAGTGTATTTTCGTCTTTTGGACGCTCATGTGGATCAACAAGATTGGCTACGAGACTTGATTCTTATCATTCGAGTGGTATTAATTTGAATATCTCACTAACGACCGTCAAACAAACTATAGAAACTACTAACTGTCAAACGTTATGCAATACGAGACATATGAAACACGACAATCGTCATCATTGTTTATATAAACCTCAAGAGTTTAGTAGTACAAGAAACACTTCATTGAATAACCTTGAAGACGAGGACGAATACTTGGTTCCAAGTTTGTCAATTGGAAACAGAGGAAAGATCCAAACCCCAAGTACAAACTCTCATATTCAACATCATGTTTGTCAAAAAATACTTGACCCGAACAATAAGGATATAGGCCTAGAAGATATAGTAAACACGACAACAATTAATGGCATCGCAAGAGAAAGGACTATTTTGGAAGACGAAACAGAATTGTTACATGATTCTAGCATTAGGTTGCCACTTAAGAGAAAAAGTTGTCAAGAAAATATGCCTTCGACTTACAAAGATGGTGCGAAAAAGATGACTTTGTTGGGAGACGATGACGAAATTGATAAAGGTACTCATGAAGTTGATGGCATGAACAAAAATGATGAAGATCAGGGCTCTGTACATGTAGAAGACGAAGGAAAAATTGATACAGGTACAAAGTTCCTATCAAGTTGCATTACAACCCCCGAAGAAGTTGAGCGAATGATCGGTTCTGAACACTACTGCAAAACAAGAAGAACTATTATTCA GCAACAAAGAGTGTTCCAGTCACAAGTCTTTGAATTGCATAGATTGATCAAG gtacaaaaatcactagcaAGATCGCCTTGTCTACTGCTCGAAGACAACTTTTGCAAACTAAAGAAGCTGCCTTCAAAAGACATTGATGAACATAATAAAGAAACTTTACTTAGTTTCGCAATAGATAGTACTCTTAAAAAGCCTTTAAGTACCAACAATGATACCAAAAAAGGATACAACACAAGTCTAATAGACCTTCCTCCACCACCACCATTACCACCACTATCTAACCTAAATGGTCCCAAACAACCACCTTGGTGCTACATCCCTCCACCACCACAAACTAACCAATGGCTAGTCCCGGTTAGGTCACCTTCTGAGGGACTCGTGTACAAGCCTTACACCGGACCATCACCACCACCTTTTGGTCTCATGACACCTGTTTATGGTATGAGCCTAACACCTTCGAATGGAGACTTCTTTACTCACACTATTCCAACATCTTACCAACAAAGAATTGGTGTATTTCCAAGTACTCCACTTTTTACATCGTATACATTGCCCGCGATAACAAAGCCTAATTGCTCTCCAAATATTGTAAACAACGTTAGCTTTAAAGAAAGCGAACACATAAGTAGAAATGTTACTATTCCTTGTAACTTGTTAAATCAAGAGAATTATAAAGAAAGTGAGTTGCAGGGAATTGGGAATTATTATTGTGAACGAAAAAAAGATGAACTTCCTCTTTTTCCAACAACACCAATGGTTCGAGATTCGGATCAATGTATAGAAGAAAAAGGATTTGATG